In Longimicrobiaceae bacterium, the DNA window GCCGCAGCCACGGGTCCTCCGGCCACCGGCGGAGCGCCCCCTCGTAGCGCGTCTCCGCGGCGGGGACATCCCCCGCCCAGTAGAGCGTCTGCGCCAGCATCCTCGCCGCGTTCGCGTCCTCCGGGTGCGCGGCGGCGTGGCGCCGCAGCAGCTCCGCGGCCCCGGCGAAGTCCCGCTCGTCACGCAGCCACGACGCTTCGGCCAGGGCGTCCGCGGGAGCGGGGGTCTGTCCGCGGGCCGCGGCGGGCGCCGTGAGGGCGACGACGAGCGCCACGAGGAGCGGGAGCGGAGCGCGGCCGGAGGGGCGCGCGCCACGCGGGGCGTGGTCCATGGACGGCACAGGGTGCGGCGGGTGGTGCACGGGGACCGTGCGGGGGCGGAGCCGGGGGATTCTCGCGGAATGACGACCCGGCCGGAGGCGGGGCCACGACCGCACGTCTGGATGGATGAGCATTCAGTCTAGTGGGCGCCGAGAACAAAGTCTATCCCCCGCGGCACGGAGGTTCCATCTTGCGCCCGTCTCCGAGCCCGAGCCACGCCTTCAGACCCCGACGATGCCAGACGACTCCGACCGACTTTCGCTGTTCGCCGTGACCGCGCCCGGGCTGGAGGAGCCGTGCGCGGCGGAGCTGCGGGGGATGGGGATCCAGGGCGTGGCGGAGCCGGGGGGTGTCGCGTGGGAGGGGCCGCCCGCGGAGCTGTACGACGCGAACCTGCGGCTGCGGACGGCGAGCCGCGTCCTGGTGCGCGTGGCGGAGTGGAAGGCGCGCACCTTCTTCGAGCTGGAGCGGCACGCGCGCAGGGTGCCGTGGGAGCGCTTCGTCCAGCGAGGCGGCAGGGTGCGGCTGCGCGTCACTTCGAAGAAGTCGAAGCTCTACCACGAGGGCGCCATCGCCGAACGGCTCCTGGACGCCGTGGGGCGGAGCGTCGGCGAGGTGGGCGCCGCGGAAGCGGTCCGCGGGAGCGAGGAGGACGACGAGGGCGCGGACGGGCAGCTCTTCGTGGTCCGCTTCGTGTACGACCGCTGCACGGTGAGCGCGGACGCCTCGGGCGCGCTCCTCCACCTGCGCGGCTATCGCCAGGCGGTCGCGAAGGCGCCGCTCCGGGAGACGCTGGCCGCGGCGATGCTGCTGGGGAGCGGGTGGGACGGCACGGCGCCGCTCCTGGACCCCATGTGCGGCTCCGGGACGGTGGCCATGGAAGGGGCGCTGCTGGCGCGGAGGATCGCCCCGGGGCTCGCCTCCGCGGACCGCTCCCCGCGGCGCTACGCTTTCCAGGAGTGGCCGGACTTCGACGCGCGCCTCTGGGAGGAGACGGTGGAGCGCGCCACGGAGGAGATCCTGCCGGCCTCGCCGGCGGTGATCCAGGCGTCGGATCGGGACGCGGGGGCGGTGGAGGCCGCCCGGGCGAACGCGGAGCGCGCCGGCGTCGCGGACGACCTCGCGCTGGACGTGCGGGCGCTCTCCGCGGTGGAGCCGCCGCCGGGGCCGGGGTGGCTGGTCAGCAATCCGCCCTATGGCGTCCGCGTCGGGGAGACGGAGGGGCTCCGGAACCTGTACGCCGCGCTGGGCCGATTCGCGCACCAGCGGCTCCCCGGCTGGACCCTCGCCCTGCTCTCGGCCGAGAAGCGGCTGGAGGCGCAGGTGCGCATCGGGTTCCGGGAGGCGCTGCGGACGAAGAACGGGGGGATCCCGGTGCGGCTGGTGGTGGGCCAGACGGAGCCATAGGCCGCCCCTTTCTAGTGCACGGCTCCCTCTGATGCACCAGAATTAGGCGGTTTGGTCCGCTCACTTGAGACTATTATCCAGCAGGCCAACGACTTACGGAATTGCGTGATCGGGTCCTCCAGTTGCTGTAGCGGCGGTGCCGTCATGGTTTCCGAGGGAGGGTCCTCCCTCATCACCCCCGTACCGTAGAGGGTCCCATGCACCGTAGCACCGCAGTGTTGCTCGGAGGAATGGTCGTGGCGCTCGCCGCCTGCTCGGACGACACTCCGAGCCCCGTCGTGCCGGAAGCGGTTCCGGCGCCCCAGCTCGCCTCCGGCCCCGGGGGAGCCGCGGTCCCGGACCAGTACATCGTCGTCCTCAAGGAGGGTGCATCACCCGCCGCGGCAGCGGCGGCGGTCGGCGCCACTCCGCGCTACGTGTACCGGGCCGCGCTCAACGGGTTCGCCGCGAAGTTGAACGCCGGCCAGCTCGCCGCGCTCCGGAACAACCCGCACGTGGCGTACGTCGAGCAGGACGAGGTGGTCACGCTCAGCGCCACCCAGAGCAACGCAACGTGGGGGCTGGACCGCATCGACCAGCGAGACCGTCCGCTCGACAGCTATTACACGTACAACGCGACTGGGGCAGGGGTGAACGTCTACATCCTCGACACCGGCATCCGCTACAGCCACACCGAGTTCGGCGGGCGTGCCGTCGCGGGGTACGACGCATACGGCGGCAACGCCAGCGACTGCAACGGGCACGGGACGCACGTGGCCGGCACCACCGGGGGTGCGACGTACGGCGTCGCGAAGAGTGTGAGGCTTGTCTCGGTGCGCGTCCTGGACTGCGCCGGGTCCGGCACCTGGAGCGGTGTGATCGCGGGGGTGGACTGGGTGACCGCCAACCACGTCAAACCGGCCGTGGCCAACATGAGCCTGGGCGGCGGCGCCAACAGCGCGGTGGACCAGGCGGTTCAGAACTCCATCAGCGCGGGGGTGACGTACGCCATCGCGGCGGGGAACAGCAACGGGGCGAACGCCTGCAACTACTCCCCGGCGCGTGTGGGGGCGGCGCTCACCGTAGGCGCGACGACCTCCTCCGACGCGAGAGCCTCGTACTCCAACATCGGGAGCTGCCTGGACCTGTTCGCACCGGGCTCCAGCATCACCTCGGCCTGGTACGGGAGCGACACCCAGATCCACACCATCAGCGGCACCTCGATGGCCTCGCCGCACGTGGCCGGAGTGGCCGCGCTCTACCTGCAGAACAACACGACGGCCTCGCCCGCGACGGTGGCCAACGCCATCACCAGCACGGCAACGACCGGCAAGGTGACGAGCGCCGGGACCGGCTCGCCGAACCTCCTGCTCTACTCGCTGCTCACCGCGCCGCCGGCTCCGCCCAGCGTCTACGTGCTCTGCGACTCCGGAAACAACCGCTGCGAAGCCTATGCATCCGGAGGGAGCGGCGGTGGGTACAGCTTTGTCTGGACCAATGCCGTCGAGCTATATGACGCGGGCGGGTACAGCTACGCCGATCCGTATTGTGATTCCTGGGCCACCGCGACCGTCACCGATAGCAGCGGAGGCCGGGCCAGCGCGTCGGACTACTACAGCTGTGGCACGGCCATACCCTGACATGCACAACGCCGGCGTCGCTGGCAATTCAACGCGCCGCAATTGGGCTCGTGGCTCGAAAGAACCGGATGAGCCGACGCGGGTTGTCCCTCCCGCTCCAGCCTAATCTTGGGCCGGGACACGGGTGGGAGAGAACTGAACTGAAGCAGCGGAGAACACCCATGAAGGTAAGCGGGGCCGGGCACTCCCGGCTCCGCTCTCCACCTCCAGATGTCGCGCCAGGTTAGGAGTATGCTTACTGCACCATCTTCGGATATGCCTATTTCGCCACTGCCCGGAGCGCGATTCACCCCCGCCGCTGAACCGAGGCCAGTACCCGCTGGATCAGCCCATCGAGCTGGGCGTTGTCGATCCAGCGGGCGACGACCACCAAGTCGTTCTCCGGGTCCACGTAGACCAGGTTGGTACCGTTCCCCAGGTGCGCGAAGGCAGACGCGGGGGCGCTGGGGAAGCGCTTCTGCTCCGTGTTCAGGAACCAGTTCATGAAGCCGTAGCCGGGCTCGACCGGGGTGGGAGTCAGCGCCATCCGCACCCATGCCTCCGAGAGCACCTGCCGGTTCCCCCACCGCCCCCGCCGCAGCGTCAGGTAGCCGAATCGCGCCATGTCCCGCGCGCTGATGAACATCCCCCCGCCCCAGTGCCCGCCCCCGCTCACGGACTGGATCGCGTGCCCGTCCAGCACCACCCAGGAGTTCTCGTACCCGTACCAGCGCCAGGTGCGCGACGCGCCGATGGGCTCCATCACCTCTTCGCGCAGCACCTCCGGCAGCGGACGGCGCCACACCTCCAGCGCCGCCAGGGCGAGCGCGTTCACCCGCACATCGTTGTACTCGTAGACCGTACCCGGCGCGTTGCGCGTCCGGGTCAGCCACTCGGCGGTGTTCTGCGACGGCCGGTCCGCCCAGTCCGGCTTCCCCCACAGCGTCCCCTCCCAGTCGCTGGTCTGGCGAAGGAGGTGGTTCCAGGTGATGGTGCGGTTGTGCGGGGACGAGAACGGGTCCAGGAAGGGGGAGCGCCCCACCCGGGAGGGGTCGCCGCTGCGGCGGTCCTCCTCCAGCGGGAGAACGGGGGCGGTGTACTCCGCCACGCGGTCGTCCACGCTACGAATGAGCCCGCGGTCCAGCGCCACGCCGACGACCGTGGAGAGGAAGCTCTTGGTGACGCTGAAGGTCATGTCCACGCGGTGCGGATCGCCCCACTCCGCCACGATGTAGCCGTTGCGGACGACGACCCCGGTGGGGTCGCCGCGCTCCCTGAACGGCCCCACCGCCTCCCCGAAGGGCTCCCGCCCGAACGACTGATAGTGCGCGAGCGCCAGGTTCCGCGGCGCCCTGCTCTCGTTGGCCAGGGCGAACTCCACCGCCTCCCGCAGCCTCGCCGAGTCCATCCCCACCTGCTGCGGCCGCCGCCGCTCCCACCGCTCCCCCGGCTCGGGGAAGTAGGTGCGCCCCTGCGCGGCGGGAGCGGCGCGCCCCCCCGCGGTGTCTGCCGGCGAGGCGAACGCGTGGACGGGAGCAGCCGGTGCGAGGAGAAGCGCTGCGGCGAGAACGAAACGGAAGTCGTGTCGCATGGAGATAGCGGTCTCGTTCAGGTTCCGTCGGGGGTGGGAGAGCGGAGGCGCCTGGCCCCCTCTCCCCCCGGTCCCCTCTCCCCCGCAAGCGGGAGAAAGGGGGAGCACGACAACAGCAGGACTTTCGGCGCACAGAGCCGCGTGAGGGATGCGAGCCCGAAGGGGCGAGACCCCGCGGCTGTTTGCGGGGGCTCGCCGCCGTTGAGCACGGTCGTCTCGTGCTCTACGGCGCCGCAGCCCGACCCCCGCAGGGGGTCACGCCCAAACCCGGCCGTTCAACGCAGGCTCAACGGCCACCCGTCAGCTCGGCGACCAGACGCTGCGCCCGGTACACGTCGCGCAACGCTTCCAGCATCCCCGCCGAGTGCACGGAGATGGTCCGGTTCTGGGTGTCGTCGAAGATGAAGTTGCCCGGCAGCGACTGCAGGTTGCCGTCGAACGCCAGCCCCACCACCTCCGCGTTCCGGTTCACCACCGGCGACCCGGAGTTGCCGCCGATGATGTCGTTGGTGGACACGAAGTTGAACGGCACGTTCAGGTCCAGCCCACGGGGCGGCCCCTCCCAGCGGGACGGGAGGTCGAAGTCGCCCTCCTGGTTGAACGCGAGCGCGCGGTCGTAGAGGCCGTAGTACGTGGTCTGGTGCGGGTGCAGCCGGCCGTCCGCCTCGTACCCCTTCACGACGCCGTCCGCCAGGCGGAGGGTGAAGGTGGCGTCCGGCGGGACGTCGGTGCCGAACACGTCGAAGAAGGCCTGCCCCAGGTCCGCGCGGCGCAGCGACTCGCGGGCGGTGATGGCTTGGAGCGCCTGCTGCCGGGCCACCAGGAGCGGGAGCACCTCGCGAGCGGTCCGCAGCACCGGGTCGGGGCTGGACGCGGACGCGCCCTGCTCCAGGAGCCGGCGGCGGGCGGCCGTGTCGGCCAGGGTGTAGCCGGCGACGATCTCCCGGGCGGCCACCTCCGGGGTGCGCCCGGCGAGCACTGCGCGGAGGATCTCGTCGTCGCGCGGGACGTTCTCCTGCGCCACGTGGAGGAGCTGCGTCAGGCGAAGCACCTGCTCCTCGGCGGGCGCGGGGTCGTGCGCCAGGGCGGCGGCACGGAAGCGGGCGTTCTCCGGGTTCTCCAGCGCGCGGGCGAGCGCGAGCGCCTGGCCCAGCGCCCCGGAGTTCAGGTAGGCGTTGTAGAGCAGCCCCGGCGCGAGCCGACGCTTCGCCGCCTGCAGCGCGGCCAGGGAATCCCACGCCGGGCCGTAGCGCTCGCGGAGCCGGGCGTCGCGCTGCACCGCGGCCCGGAAGTCACGCTCGAAGGCCACCTTGCGGCCGAAGAGCGCCGGGTCGAGCGCGCCCTCGCGCCGGCCGGTGATGGCCTTGATGCTGTTCTCGATGGAGAAGAACTCGTCGCGCAGCTCCAGCCCGCGCTCGGGGAGGCGCCGCATCACCTCGCGGATGGCGTCGCGCTGCGCGCGGAACACCGCGAGCTGCGCCACCTGCTGCACGTCGCGCAGGTACTCGAGCTGCGCCACCGTGAACTGGCGCTGGGTGGAGGCCGGGTTGCCGACCACGAACACCGGGTCGCCCTCGCGGGCGCCGGCGGCGCTCCAGCGCAGGTGGCCGGCGGGGCGCAGGGGGCGCCCGTCGTCGCCGTACACCCGGTACAGCGCCATGTCCAGGTTGAAGCGGGGATAGTTGAAGTTGTCGGGGTCGCCGCCGAAGAAGGCGATCTTCTGCTCGGGGGCGAACACCAGCCGCACGTCGTCGTAGCGGCGGTAGGTGTACCGCGAGTAACGGCCCCCGTTGTAGAACTCCACCACCTGGTAGCGGGTCCGGCCGTCCGGCTCGGCCGCCTCCAGCTCGCGGATCACCTCGGCGCGCCGCGCCACCCGCTCCTGCTCGGTCCCGGCACCCTCCAGCGCGCCGCGCACCCGCGCGGTCACGTCCTCGATGGCGACTAGCTGCTCCACGAACAGGTCGGGGACGCGCCGCTCCTCGGCCAGCGTCCGGGCGTGGAAGCCGTGGGTGAGCAGGTCTTCGCCCGGGCGCTGCGCCGGGTCGAAGGTGGGGACGGCGCAGTGGTGGTTGGTGAGCACCAGCCCCTGCGGCGAAACGAACGAGGCGGAGCACCAGGTGGCGAAGCGGAGCGCGGACTGGCGGACGTTGTCGAGCCACGCCTGCGTGGGGCGGAAGCCGTAGGTTCGCTCCAGGTAGTCGAGCGGCGGGAAGTCGAAGGTCCACATCCGCCCGGTGTCGAAGGGGCGGGCGCGGAAGGTGTCGAACTGCGCCAGCGGGTCGGCCGCAGCTACGGCGGCGGGGACCGGCGCGGACGGGAGCGTCGCCGGGGGCGCGGCCGCGGGGGCGGTGGCGCATGCGGCCAGCCCGGCGAGCAGGAGCGCCGGAAGTGAACGGGATTTGAGCATGGCTGCCGTTGTGCTGTGGTGCAGGGATCGGAGACGTCCGGCGCCGCCGGGGGAGTCCCGGGGCGCACGGTTCCAGGCTAGCACGCTCCGGCATACCGGGTGCCACCGGAGAAAGTGCGGTTTCCGCCACGCCGCGGCGGGCGGGCGTGGTGGCGGCTTACAGGCGTGCAACTTGCCTCGGTGCCCCGGGTTCCGAAAGGGTACACCTGGACGAGGAGGACGAGCATGGCACGCTATGGATGGGACTACCAGGGCGAGATGCGGGGCGGCTACGACGCGGGGTACCGTGGCCGCGGCGGGGGATGGACCGGCGGCCGGGCGCGCGAGCGGGGCTACGACCCGGGCTACCAGGGCGGCGGGTGGGGGATGGAAGGGCTGTTCAACACCATCACCGGCGGGCGCGGGGAGCGCGGGTACGACCGCAGTCCGTCGCCGTATGGCAGGAGCTTCGGACGCAGCCGCTTCGGAAGCGGGTACGGCGGCTCCGAGCGCGGGGAGGGGTGGGGACGATACGGCGCGGACTACGGCCGCCCGGGCGGGCTGTTCGACCGGGGGTATGGGGGAGGGTACGGCGGCGGAAGGGGCTACGACCGCTGGTTCCGGAGCCGCGGGACGGGCCGCGACCGCTACGACCGAGGCTGGTTCTGAGCGTCTCCCGCAGCAGGGAGCGTCGTCGGGCCGGGATTTGGAGGCGATCCCGGCCCGACGATCGTCCGGGACTTGCTCACAACCCAGCGATAGGTTATCGTCGGTGCCGACGGTTCATCGGGAGAGCGGATTCTCCGTGCGGATCTACACCCGCGACCACGACCCGCCGCACGTGCACGTGTTCAGGAATCGCGATGTGGTGAAGATCACCCTCGGCGACGAGGACACTGCTTCCGAGGTGCTGGAGGTCAGGGGGATGCGCGACCCGGACGTGATCCGCGCGGTGCGGATCGTGGAAGCGAACTGGCGGGACTTCCTCGAAAGGTGGGACGGGATCCATGCCCAGGACACCACGCACTGAGGCGGAGATCCGCTCCGCGATCCCGGGGGCGCGCACCCGCGCGACGCACGCCGACGCGGCGGAGCCGCGCGCCACGGGCGCCTGCTACGACGCCGTGAACGGGCGAATCGTGGTGGAGCTTGCGGGCGGCTTCGTGTTCGGCTTCCCGCCGAGCGTGTCGGCGCGGCTCGCCGACGCGGCGCCGGACCAGCTCGCCGCCGTGGAGGTGGAAGGGAACGGGGAGGGGCTGCACTGGGAGGAGCTGGACGAGGACCTGTCCGTGCCGGGGCTCCTCGCGGCCAGCTTCAACCTGCGCCGGTGGGCCGCAAAGCACATGGGAGGCGCCACCAGCGAGGCCAAGGCCGCCGCCGCGCGCGAGAACGGGAGAAGGGGGGGGCGCCCGCGCAAGGAGGGGAGCGTACGGGCGGTGGCGGAGGGCCGGCGCACGTACCCGGAGCCTCCCGCGGAAGGAGGCCCGGGAAGCGGAGAGACGGAGCACGGCGGCGGGGGCCGGGAGTAGATCCCCCCGCCCCGCCGCGCTACACCACCCCCTGGAGGGTCGCCTGCAGTGCGCTCCGCGCCCGCAGCACCCGCATCTTCAGGGCGCTCACGGAAGCGTTCAGCATCGGCGCCATCTCGTCGTAGGAGCGGCCGTCCACGTGGCGGAGGAGGAACGCCTCGCGCTGGTGCTCGGGGAGCGCGGCGAGTGCCCCCTCGAGTGCTTCCCGCAGCTCTGCCCGGTCGGTCCGCAGCGCCGGGCCGTCGGAGTCGGGCGCCGCGGCGGTGTGCTCCTCCAGGGGCACGACCGTGCGGCGGCGCCGCTTGAGCTGGTCGCGGCACCGGTTCACCACGATCCGGTACAGCCACGCGCCGAAGCGCGACGGGTCGCGGCAGCTCTCCAGGTGCGTGTACGCCTTCACGAAGCTGTCCTGCACCACGTCGCTCGCCAGGTCGGCGTCGCGCAGCATCCCCCGCGCATAGCGGTGGAGCACGGCCTGGTACCGCTCCACCAGCACGGCGTAGCAGCCGGTCTCGCCGGAGAGGACCCGCACCACCACGTGCGCGTCGCTCTCCGCCTCACGCCCTGCCGGGGAGCCCCGCGGCTGGTCCGGCTGTGCCGAGCCGCTCATCCGCCCGAGCCCAGGAACGGGGAAGCAGGCGCGGCGAGGTGCATAACGCAGGAAGGCAGCACGGCGAGCGGGGGCACGGTCATCGATCGTAGGGGTCGGGTCGGCGAGGGCGGTCCGGGCGTGCGGCGGGGACGTCCGCGTCCCCCGGATGGAACGCGCGAGCCCGCCGGTTTCTGACACGGGGGGCGACGGCCAGGTGCGTCGATCGCGTCCGGGGGTCCGGCGGGGGCGGCCTGTACGGGGCGGAAACGAGGAGAGCAGCGGTACGGCTCGTTGGTGGAGGAGGTGGAGGCGAGGCGGGGGACGGCGGTGGACGAGCGCGCCTCCGTACAGGGCCCGGTGTCGGCAGGGAAACATTCGTACCACGGCCGCGGCGGCGCCCCAGCTGCTCGCAAGCCACAACCATGCAGCGGCTTGCGGCGGGTCGGCGCTACTGCTCCATCGGGAGCGGGGTGTATCCGTACGAAGCACCTGCTCCGCTGGGATACAGCCTCGCGGCCCGGATCTTCCACTCCGCGGCGCGCGAGACCCGCACCCGGAGCACCGATGAGGGAGATGCACACCGATCCCGCGGAGGCGATCCTGGCCGCCTTCGAAGCGTACCTCGCCGCCTTCGGCGAGGTGACGCGTCGCGCCCCCGGGCGCTTTCTCCGCCGGGAGTGGCGCGCCGCGCAGGAGGAGGCGGCCGAGCGGCTCACGCTCTACCCGCGCGAGGTGGACCGGGCCGTGGCCGAGCTGCGCGGCCGGATCCCGCCGCCGCCGCCCGACGCGGCGGCAGACGCGGAGTGGAAGGAGCGCTACGCGGAGCGGGTGCGTGGCCGCGCGAACTCGGAGCTGGCGGCCACCTTCTTCAACTCGGTGGTGCGGCGGGTGCTGGGGACGAGCGGCGTGGACCGGCGCACCGAGTTCACCGCAGACTGCCCGGAGTGGCCCCTCCCCGACGCGCCGCCGCTGCACGCCACCCTTCCCGCCGACGCGGTGGACGCGGCCTGCTTCGAGCGTATCTTCCGCGCGACGGAGCTGGCGGACGCCTTCGCAGACCCGTCCGGGGACGCGGCGCTCTGCGCGCGCGAGGCCCGCCTCCAGCTCGGGGAGGACGCGAAGCGGGTCGCAGCCGCCGAGGTCCTCCCCTTCCTCTTCTACCGCAACAAGGGCGCGTACGTGGTCGGGCGGCTGCGGCTGACGAGCGGGGAGGTGCGCCCGCTCGTCGTCCCGCTCGCGCACCCGGCGGAGGGGGTGAGGCCGGACGCGGTGCTCACCTCACCGGACGAGGTGAGCGTGGTGTTCAGCTTCGCGCGCTCGTACTTCCATGCCGACACCGGGCGGGCCCGGGAAACGGTCGAGTTCCTCCGCACCCTGATGCCGGCCAAGGCGGTCAACGAGCTGTACAGCAGCCTCGGCCACAACCGGCACGGGAAGACGGAGCTGTACCGGGAGCTGGTGCGGCAGCTCGCGCAGCCGGACGCCCGGTTCGAGCCGGCGGAAGGGGTGCCGGGGCTGGTGATGCTGGTCTTCACCCTTCCCGCGTACAACGTGGTCTTCAAGGTGATGCGCGACACCTTCGCGGCGCCCAAGACCGTGACGCGCGAGCACGTGAAGGACCGCTACCGCCTGGTCTTCGCCCACGACCGGGTGGGGCGGCTGGCGGACGCGCAGGAGTTCGAGGGGCTGGAGTTCCCGCGGGAGAAGTTCGCGCCGGAGCTGCTGGAAGAGCTGGTGGCGCAGGCGGGGGAGAGCGTGCGGGTGACCGACGGGTGCGTGGTGATCGACCACCTGTACACGGAGCGGCGGCTGCGCCCGCTGGACCTGTACCTGCGCGAGGCGGACGAGCCGGCGGCGCGGGCCGCGGTGACCGACTACGGGAGCGCCATCAAGGACCTGGCCTGCGCCAACGTGTTCCCCGGCGACCTGCTCCTCAAGAACTTCGGCGTGTCACGCCACGGGCGGGTGATCTTCTACGACTACGACGAGCTCTCGCTGCTGACCGAGGTCCGCTTCCGCTCGCTCCCGGTGGCGCGGAACGAGGAGGACGAGATGAGCGCCGAGCCCTGGTTCTCCGTGGAGGAGGGAGACGTCTTCCCGGAGGAGTTCCTCCCCTTCCTGGTCCCCGCAGGGCCGCTGCGGGAGATCTTCCTGGAGGAGCACGGGGACCTTCTGACGGCGGGGTTCTGGCGGGAGATGCAGCGGCGGCAGGAGGCGGGCGACATCCCGGACTTCTACCCCTACCCGCAGGAGCGGCGGCTCCACGCCGGGAGCGGGTGAGCCGCCCCCGCTCCGCTCCCTACTCCTCGATCCGGACGTCCACGTAGTCCGGGAACGGCTGGATCCCCTCCAGCTCGTGCTCCAGCAGGATCAGCCCGTCCGTCTCGGACACCTCGCGGAAGCCGCCGAACTTGTAGGTCACGTACATCATCCGGTTGCGCCCGTTGTGCCTGAACTCGGCGCGGAACTTCACCCCGGCGTCGCGGGCCAGCATCATCACGTGGTTCATCAGGATCGTCCCCACCCCGCGCGACATCACCCGGCACGACATCAGGAGCAGCTTCAGCGTCCACGCCTCGGCGCCCTTCTCCACCAGCGCCAGGCCGATCTTGCCGTAGGTGCCGTAGCGGTCCTCCAGGGAGGCGACGAGCAGCAGGTGGTCCGGCGACCGCCGCAGCGCGTTCAGCTCCTCGTACGAGTAGGTGTAGCCCGTGGTGTTGAGCTGGTTGGTGCGGACGGTCAGCTCCTCGGCGCGCTGCAGGTCCTCCTCGCCGCAGCGGGCGAGGGTGAAGCGCATCCCCAGCGTGGCGAGGAACTCGTCGGTGGGCCCCACGTAGTCCGCCTCCGCCCGGTTCCGCGCGATGTCCGCCATGTACATGCGCCGGCGGGTGCGCGAATCGTCGGTGATGAACTCCGGGTTCATCTCCGGCAGCTCCAGGAGGCCGTCCAGCTCCGCCGTGTCGATGCAGAGCACCTCCGGGTGCGTGTGGGCCACCTCCTCGCGCTCGAAGGGCTGGTCGTCCACGAAGGCGATTGCGTCGATCCCGATGTTGATCGACCTGCGGATCTGCTCGATGGAGCTGGCCTTGGAGTTCCAGTTGACCTGCGGATACAGGAAGAACTCGTCCAGCCCCAGCTCGCGCAGCTTCGCCATGGCCGTGTCGTGGTCGTTCTTGCTCGCCACGGACTGCAGGATCCCGCGCTCGTCCAGGGCCCGGATGATTCCCGGCACCTGCGGCTTGAGGACGACCGTGGGGTCCTCCAGCAGCACCCCGTCCCAGACGGTGTTGTCCAGGTCCCAGACGACCACCTTGATCTTTCTCGTCTTGCGTCCGTCCCCGGACGGCGGCGCCGTGGCGGCCTCCGCGCCCGCGGGGAGGGTGGCCGTCGGCGTCTCGGTCTCGCTCATGGTGCTGCTCACGAAGGTTTCGGTGCGTGGTGTGGTCGGTCAGGCGTTCGACGCGTCGAACCGGCGGTATTCGTTCTGCGCGATGGTGACCTGCTGGATCTGCGTGCTCCCCTCGATGATCTCCATCACCCGGGAGTCGCGGAGGTAGCGCTCCACGGGATACGCCTCGCTGCACCCGTTGGCGCCGTGGACCTGCACCGCGGCGAGCGCCGCCCGGGTCGCGGCAGTGGACGCGAAGTACTTGGCGGCGAAGATCTCCTCCACGGCGGTAGGGTCGCCCGCGTCGCGCAGCTCCGCCGCGTGCCGGCAGAGGAGGCGGGCGGCGCGCAGCTCCGTCGCCATGTCCGTGATCATCCGCTGTACGAGCTGGTGCTCGCGGATGGGGCCGCCGAACTGCTCGCGCACGCTGGCGTAGGCGAGCGAGGCGTCCAGGCACGCCTGGACGATCCCCACGCACCCGGCGGCGACGCTCAGGCGCCCCACCTCCAGGACCGAGAGCGCCACTCCGATCCCGAAGCCGGGGCCGCCGATGCGGTTCTCCTTCGGCACGAAGGCGCCGTCGAGGTGCAGCTCCGCCAGCATGGAGGCGCGCGTCCCCGTGATCCCCCGTAGCGGCTGCACGTCCAGGCCGGGCGTGTCCCGCTCCAGCAGGAACGCCACCGGCTTCCCCTCCGCCTTCGCGAACACCAGGAAGAGCCCGGCGAGCTGTCCGTAGGTGGTCCACTTCTTCCGCCCGTGCAGGCGGTAGCCGCCGTCCTCCGCGACCGCCTCCGTCTCGATGGCGGCGGCGTCGCTGCCGGCCCCCGGCTCGCTGAGCCCGAAAGCGCCGATGGTCTCGCCGCGCGCCAGCGGCCGCAGCCAGCGCTCCTTCTGCGCGCGGCTCCCCCAGCGAAGCACGGCGTAGACCGCCATGCTGTGCACGGTGAGCAGCGAGCGGATGGACGAGCACCCGCGGCCCAGCTCCTCGTTCAGCACCGTGAAGGTGGCCCAGTCCGCCCCCGCCCCGC includes these proteins:
- a CDS encoding S8 family peptidase, coding for MHRSTAVLLGGMVVALAACSDDTPSPVVPEAVPAPQLASGPGGAAVPDQYIVVLKEGASPAAAAAAVGATPRYVYRAALNGFAAKLNAGQLAALRNNPHVAYVEQDEVVTLSATQSNATWGLDRIDQRDRPLDSYYTYNATGAGVNVYILDTGIRYSHTEFGGRAVAGYDAYGGNASDCNGHGTHVAGTTGGATYGVAKSVRLVSVRVLDCAGSGTWSGVIAGVDWVTANHVKPAVANMSLGGGANSAVDQAVQNSISAGVTYAIAAGNSNGANACNYSPARVGAALTVGATTSSDARASYSNIGSCLDLFAPGSSITSAWYGSDTQIHTISGTSMASPHVAGVAALYLQNNTTASPATVANAITSTATTGKVTSAGTGSPNLLLYSLLTAPPAPPSVYVLCDSGNNRCEAYASGGSGGGYSFVWTNAVELYDAGGYSYADPYCDSWATATVTDSSGGRASASDYYSCGTAIP
- a CDS encoding DUF2442 domain-containing protein, translated to MPRTPRTEAEIRSAIPGARTRATHADAAEPRATGACYDAVNGRIVVELAGGFVFGFPPSVSARLADAAPDQLAAVEVEGNGEGLHWEELDEDLSVPGLLAASFNLRRWAAKHMGGATSEAKAAAARENGRRGGRPRKEGSVRAVAEGRRTYPEPPAEGGPGSGETEHGGGGRE
- a CDS encoding tetratricopeptide repeat protein: MDHAPRGARPSGRAPLPLLVALVVALTAPAAARGQTPAPADALAEASWLRDERDFAGAAELLRRHAAAHPEDANAARMLAQTLYWAGDVPAAETRYEGALRRWPEDPWLR
- a CDS encoding S46 family peptidase gives rise to the protein MLKSRSLPALLLAGLAACATAPAAAPPATLPSAPVPAAVAAADPLAQFDTFRARPFDTGRMWTFDFPPLDYLERTYGFRPTQAWLDNVRQSALRFATWCSASFVSPQGLVLTNHHCAVPTFDPAQRPGEDLLTHGFHARTLAEERRVPDLFVEQLVAIEDVTARVRGALEGAGTEQERVARRAEVIRELEAAEPDGRTRYQVVEFYNGGRYSRYTYRRYDDVRLVFAPEQKIAFFGGDPDNFNYPRFNLDMALYRVYGDDGRPLRPAGHLRWSAAGAREGDPVFVVGNPASTQRQFTVAQLEYLRDVQQVAQLAVFRAQRDAIREVMRRLPERGLELRDEFFSIENSIKAITGRREGALDPALFGRKVAFERDFRAAVQRDARLRERYGPAWDSLAALQAAKRRLAPGLLYNAYLNSGALGQALALARALENPENARFRAAALAHDPAPAEEQVLRLTQLLHVAQENVPRDDEILRAVLAGRTPEVAAREIVAGYTLADTAARRRLLEQGASASSPDPVLRTAREVLPLLVARQQALQAITARESLRRADLGQAFFDVFGTDVPPDATFTLRLADGVVKGYEADGRLHPHQTTYYGLYDRALAFNQEGDFDLPSRWEGPPRGLDLNVPFNFVSTNDIIGGNSGSPVVNRNAEVVGLAFDGNLQSLPGNFIFDDTQNRTISVHSAGMLEALRDVYRAQRLVAELTGGR
- a CDS encoding serine hydrolase — translated: MRHDFRFVLAAALLLAPAAPVHAFASPADTAGGRAAPAAQGRTYFPEPGERWERRRPQQVGMDSARLREAVEFALANESRAPRNLALAHYQSFGREPFGEAVGPFRERGDPTGVVVRNGYIVAEWGDPHRVDMTFSVTKSFLSTVVGVALDRGLIRSVDDRVAEYTAPVLPLEEDRRSGDPSRVGRSPFLDPFSSPHNRTITWNHLLRQTSDWEGTLWGKPDWADRPSQNTAEWLTRTRNAPGTVYEYNDVRVNALALAALEVWRRPLPEVLREEVMEPIGASRTWRWYGYENSWVVLDGHAIQSVSGGGHWGGGMFISARDMARFGYLTLRRGRWGNRQVLSEAWVRMALTPTPVEPGYGFMNWFLNTEQKRFPSAPASAFAHLGNGTNLVYVDPENDLVVVARWIDNAQLDGLIQRVLASVQRRG
- a CDS encoding DUF4160 domain-containing protein, with protein sequence MRIYTRDHDPPHVHVFRNRDVVKITLGDEDTASEVLEVRGMRDPDVIRAVRIVEANWRDFLERWDGIHAQDTTH